In Paenibacillus sp. BIC5C1, a genomic segment contains:
- a CDS encoding ABC transporter ATP-binding protein, producing the protein MSKKGLLRGYVIANWPVYLFAVLLIIASNVGQASLPRILGSFTDQLMQNTLQMNTVIRYSLSLLAIAIAYNLLFGTGQFMIMKLGRRFEFMTRERIFGKFSELSEHYFSKQGNGKLLSYVMNDVTSVREAISNGVTMMTNATFLLLSCIVMMLLSGIPMRLILISIVPLLAIPFLVVFFGPRIRKRSRDVQDALATMTESAEEQLGGIRVTKTFAIEDSARERFGFTVDAIKSKQLRLVRLSSLFQALLPLLGAISLVVSLLVGGILTMQNSITLGSFVALTLYLRIIMGPLQQIGNVINTMQRSGASLERVNDLLTEVPDVRELPNATSLKAVNDITIENLSFSYPGSLSPALKNISLNIQAGRTVGIVGKTGSGKSTFVKLLLRTYEPPEGTIRINGTDIRKLSLESLRSRIAYVPQDGFLFSTTIRDNIAFSDREVPLDTVEHSARQAMIYENIIRFPDRFDTLLGERGLTLSGGQRQRTSLARGLIKKAQVLILDDSMSAVDAVTESGILRSLREIGKGKTTLIISHRISAVRHADEIIVLDEGRIAEQGTHAGLMAAKGLYAATYRLQEEGLHHD; encoded by the coding sequence ATGTCCAAGAAAGGATTACTACGAGGCTATGTCATTGCTAACTGGCCCGTATATCTGTTCGCTGTACTACTGATTATTGCCTCCAATGTGGGTCAGGCGTCCTTGCCCCGAATTCTGGGCAGCTTCACGGATCAACTCATGCAGAACACACTTCAGATGAATACGGTCATCCGGTATAGCCTTTCGCTTTTGGCTATAGCCATCGCTTATAATCTGTTATTCGGTACTGGGCAATTCATGATCATGAAGCTTGGACGCCGCTTCGAATTCATGACACGTGAGCGCATTTTCGGCAAGTTTTCGGAGCTGAGTGAGCACTATTTCTCCAAACAGGGAAATGGGAAACTGCTCAGTTACGTCATGAATGATGTCACCTCTGTACGTGAAGCCATCTCCAACGGCGTCACCATGATGACCAATGCAACATTTCTATTATTATCTTGCATCGTGATGATGCTGCTCAGCGGAATCCCGATGAGACTTATTCTGATCAGTATTGTGCCGTTGCTGGCCATTCCCTTTCTGGTCGTTTTTTTCGGTCCGCGAATTCGCAAGCGCTCTCGTGATGTACAGGATGCTCTTGCAACGATGACGGAATCCGCAGAGGAACAGCTGGGTGGTATTCGTGTAACCAAAACATTTGCCATTGAAGACAGCGCCCGTGAACGTTTTGGATTCACAGTAGATGCAATCAAAAGCAAACAGCTGCGGCTTGTTCGTCTGTCCTCTCTATTTCAGGCCTTGCTACCGCTGCTAGGTGCCATTTCACTGGTTGTTTCCCTGCTTGTTGGCGGAATTTTGACGATGCAGAACTCCATTACACTCGGAAGTTTTGTTGCATTGACGTTATATTTGCGGATCATCATGGGACCGCTTCAACAAATCGGTAATGTGATCAATACCATGCAGCGTTCTGGAGCATCACTGGAGCGGGTAAATGATCTGTTGACGGAAGTGCCTGACGTGCGTGAGCTTCCCAATGCGACAAGTCTCAAAGCCGTGAACGACATTACGATAGAGAATCTGTCCTTTTCCTATCCCGGCAGTTTATCCCCTGCGCTCAAAAACATCAGTCTGAATATCCAGGCAGGCCGAACTGTGGGCATTGTGGGCAAAACAGGTTCTGGTAAAAGTACCTTTGTGAAGCTATTGCTGCGTACATATGAGCCGCCTGAAGGCACCATCCGTATTAACGGAACCGACATCCGGAAGCTGTCGCTGGAAAGTCTGCGATCCCGTATTGCCTATGTACCGCAGGATGGATTCCTGTTCAGTACAACCATTCGGGACAACATCGCTTTTAGCGACCGTGAGGTTCCGCTGGACACCGTAGAGCACAGTGCACGACAAGCGATGATATACGAGAACATTATCCGGTTCCCTGATCGGTTCGATACCTTGCTGGGTGAACGCGGACTCACATTGTCTGGCGGTCAGCGTCAGCGCACCAGTCTGGCACGGGGGTTGATCAAAAAAGCGCAGGTACTCATTCTGGATGACAGCATGAGTGCTGTCGATGCCGTCACTGAAAGTGGCATTCTGCGCAGCCTGCGTGAGATTGGCAAAGGCAAAACAACGTTAATCATCTCCCACCGGATCAGTGCGGTCCGTCATGCCGACGAAATTATCGTTCTGGATGAAGGTCGAATTGCTGAACAAGGTACACATGCAGGGCTGATGGCCGCAAAAGGGTTATATGCTGCAACCTATCGTTTGCAGGAGGAGGGATTACATCATGACTGA
- a CDS encoding Lrp/AsnC family transcriptional regulator encodes MNETIDDTDIRILKSLIRDAKRSHKEIGEEVHLTGQAVGARVRKLHDLGVIEGYTVKWNPERLGLGLQAFVTIFLNSGDRHAAFREFMAAREDIVEVHRVSGEGCYLMIVRTGTMEQLGSLLEAILPYGNYRMNLSVGIEKSE; translated from the coding sequence ATGAATGAGACGATTGATGATACAGATATACGCATACTGAAAAGCCTGATCCGGGACGCCAAACGCTCTCACAAAGAGATCGGCGAAGAGGTGCATCTGACCGGACAGGCTGTAGGTGCGAGAGTACGCAAGCTGCATGATCTGGGTGTGATTGAAGGGTATACGGTAAAATGGAACCCGGAACGCCTCGGCTTGGGCCTGCAGGCATTTGTAACGATTTTTCTGAATTCTGGCGACCGACATGCCGCCTTCCGTGAATTTATGGCTGCGCGTGAAGATATCGTGGAAGTTCACCGTGTCAGCGGAGAGGGCTGTTATCTGATGATCGTACGCACTGGAACAATGGAGCAGCTTGGAAGTTTGCTGGAAGCCATTTTGCCGTATGGAAATTATAGAATGAACCTGTCTGTTGGTATCGAAAAGTCGGAATGA
- a CDS encoding ABC transporter permease, giving the protein MQPEGKSALSQNLSVHTIPNRKKNKLGRRMIRNWELYLFIAPAFLYFLIFHYGPMYGIQIAFKNFIPTLGVTGSPWVGFDHFIRFFNSYYFWDLLWNTLSISLYELAIGFPLPIILALAFNEVKDSFFKRTVQTVTYAPHFISVVVMSGMIITFLSPSSGMIVNLVEALGFQAPQFLTDPAWFKTVYVLSGVWQSAGWGTIIYLAALSGVDPQLHEAAVVDGASRFKRILHINIPAIIPTITILLILNMGSILGVGFEKILLLQNPLNMGSSDVISTFVYRSGLVDAQYSFSTAVGLFNSVVNAILLITVNQIARRTSENSLW; this is encoded by the coding sequence ATGCAGCCAGAAGGGAAGTCCGCCTTGTCGCAAAACCTATCGGTGCACACGATTCCGAACCGCAAGAAAAATAAATTAGGGAGAAGGATGATTCGAAACTGGGAGTTGTATCTGTTTATCGCGCCAGCATTTCTATACTTTCTGATTTTCCATTACGGGCCGATGTACGGCATACAGATCGCATTCAAAAACTTTATCCCGACGCTTGGCGTTACGGGAAGTCCATGGGTTGGTTTCGATCATTTTATCCGCTTTTTCAATTCGTATTATTTCTGGGATTTGTTATGGAATACTCTCAGCATCAGCCTGTATGAGCTGGCTATAGGTTTTCCGCTGCCCATCATTCTGGCGTTAGCTTTCAATGAAGTAAAGGATTCCTTCTTCAAACGTACCGTTCAGACGGTCACCTATGCACCGCATTTCATTTCGGTCGTTGTCATGTCGGGTATGATTATTACCTTCTTGTCGCCTTCGTCAGGCATGATTGTCAATTTGGTGGAGGCTCTTGGATTTCAGGCCCCTCAATTTCTGACGGACCCTGCGTGGTTTAAGACGGTGTACGTACTCTCGGGTGTCTGGCAGAGTGCAGGATGGGGTACCATTATATACCTCGCAGCCCTCTCGGGTGTGGACCCTCAACTGCATGAAGCTGCCGTGGTGGATGGTGCGAGCCGGTTTAAACGGATTCTGCATATTAACATTCCAGCGATTATCCCTACGATCACCATTTTGTTAATTCTGAATATGGGCAGTATTCTTGGCGTCGGATTCGAGAAAATCTTGCTGTTGCAAAATCCGTTGAACATGGGCTCATCCGATGTCATCTCGACATTTGTCTATCGGTCCGGTCTGGTCGATGCACAGTACAGTTTCTCCACAGCTGTAGGGTTGTTTAACTCGGTAGTTAATGCGATTCTGCTGATTACGGTGAATCAAATTGCACGTCGCACCAGTGAAAACAGTTTGTGGTAA
- a CDS encoding ArsR/SmtB family transcription factor: protein MIRANTDTEWLPLYEALASEVRLQIIRLVAETPMNVKDIAASLGLSSAIVTMHVRKLQDVGVIQSKMIRKDGGTHKMNSLAVDWIGISMPQETGASRKLHEVAIPVGHYTHFDVYPTCGLATSSQVIGQYDDPRYFLDPERMHAHILWFGRGFVEYKIPNYILSGQQISAIELSLEIGSEAPSVNPNWPSDITFMLNGIRLGEWTSPGDSGNGRGMFTPEWWSDSVNQYGMLKVLRITHEGTFIDGQLMSEVTLADIPVERNQWTLRLSVEEDAQHVGGLTLYGQGFGNYDQDILFRLYYQD, encoded by the coding sequence GTGATTAGAGCAAATACCGATACAGAATGGCTGCCTCTATACGAGGCACTTGCGAGTGAAGTCCGTCTGCAGATTATCAGGCTTGTCGCGGAGACCCCAATGAACGTGAAGGACATTGCCGCATCACTCGGCCTGAGCAGCGCAATTGTAACCATGCATGTTCGCAAGCTTCAGGATGTGGGCGTTATTCAGTCCAAAATGATTCGCAAGGATGGCGGCACGCACAAAATGAACAGCCTGGCCGTCGACTGGATTGGTATCTCCATGCCACAGGAAACGGGAGCTTCCCGCAAGCTTCATGAAGTGGCGATCCCTGTCGGACATTACACTCATTTTGATGTGTATCCAACTTGTGGTCTGGCTACATCCAGTCAGGTCATTGGACAATACGATGACCCACGCTATTTTCTGGATCCCGAACGCATGCATGCCCATATTCTCTGGTTTGGACGCGGATTCGTGGAATACAAAATTCCAAACTATATCTTGTCAGGCCAACAGATCAGTGCCATTGAATTATCACTTGAAATAGGTTCAGAGGCCCCTTCGGTCAACCCAAACTGGCCTTCGGATATTACCTTCATGCTCAATGGCATTCGACTAGGTGAATGGACAAGTCCTGGAGATTCCGGAAATGGACGAGGCATGTTCACCCCGGAATGGTGGAGCGACAGTGTGAATCAATACGGCATGCTCAAAGTGCTGCGGATTACCCATGAGGGCACTTTTATTGATGGACAGCTTATGTCCGAAGTTACGCTTGCCGATATTCCCGTGGAACGAAATCAGTGGACATTGCGCCTCTCCGTGGAGGAAGATGCGCAGCATGTGGGCGGGCTTACATTGTATGGTCAAGGATTCGGCAACTATGATCAGGATATTCTGTTCCGTCTGTACTATCAGGACTAA
- a CDS encoding S-layer homology domain-containing protein — MKHKKGLAATLALCVSLTAGGASVLAFSDVKDEGQKTIVDSLHAKGVVNGVTVDLFRPDLALSEPQGVQLIVNAFGLKNEYAAASAQNKISPTTWYADAVQAATQNGLSIPVELNPQAKMTREQFAILLLEGINTTGEYPVIMLYNDIKDENKIGKDAKSAVQNLLNMDIIELDKDGNFRPDQSLTRMEAASMIFNALEFVDKHGNGGSTEPTPTNPGEGQQGIVPTVTSTKVDDKTVKVKLTAQMPHPGYGLKIEDVKLEKDGRAIVLYTIIQPDPDMMYPMVITDVTAETDIPTGYTAEAQPSGK, encoded by the coding sequence ATGAAACATAAAAAAGGATTGGCTGCAACGCTTGCGCTCTGCGTGTCTTTGACGGCAGGAGGTGCATCGGTACTTGCATTTTCGGATGTAAAAGATGAAGGACAAAAAACGATTGTGGACTCGTTACATGCCAAGGGTGTTGTTAATGGAGTAACGGTGGATCTATTTCGTCCAGATCTCGCATTGTCCGAGCCACAGGGTGTTCAACTGATTGTGAACGCTTTTGGTCTGAAAAATGAATACGCTGCCGCCTCGGCACAAAATAAAATTAGTCCCACGACCTGGTACGCCGATGCCGTTCAGGCTGCAACACAGAATGGTCTGTCCATTCCGGTGGAGTTGAATCCACAAGCCAAAATGACGCGTGAACAGTTTGCCATTTTGCTCCTTGAAGGCATTAATACAACCGGAGAATATCCGGTGATCATGCTGTATAATGATATTAAGGACGAAAATAAAATCGGTAAGGACGCCAAATCTGCGGTCCAGAATCTGTTGAACATGGACATCATTGAACTGGATAAGGACGGTAACTTCCGTCCAGATCAGTCGCTTACCCGTATGGAGGCTGCAAGCATGATCTTCAATGCACTTGAATTTGTAGATAAGCACGGCAATGGCGGATCGACGGAACCGACTCCAACGAATCCAGGCGAAGGCCAACAGGGGATTGTGCCTACCGTGACATCAACCAAAGTGGATGACAAGACGGTAAAGGTTAAACTGACCGCGCAAATGCCTCATCCTGGTTATGGATTGAAGATTGAAGATGTGAAGCTGGAGAAGGATGGACGTGCCATTGTGCTGTATACCATTATCCAACCTGACCCGGACATGATGTATCCAATGGTTATTACCGATGTAACCGCAGAGACAGACATTCCAACAGGATACACTGCAGAAGCACAGCCTTCTGGAAAATAA
- a CDS encoding alpha-N-arabinofuranosidase, producing MEKAKMTVDKDFTIGVVDKRLYGSFIEHLGRAVYGGIYEPGHPTANEAGFRGDVLEMVKELQVPIVRYPGGNFVSGYNWEDSVGPVSERKRRLELAWRTIETNEFGFNEFVDWSKQANSEVMMAVNLGTRGVDAARNIVEYSNHPEGSYYSDLRIKHGYKEPHAIKTWCLGNEMDGPWQIGHKTAEEYGRIALEAAKVMKWTDPTIELVACGSSSLGMPSFPEWEATVLDHTYDHVEYLSLHQYYGNAEQDTPTFLARSLEMDRFIETVKATCDYIKAKKRSKKTMFLSFDEWNVWYHSNDSDKKLDPWQIAPPQLEDVYNHEDALLVGCMLISMLKHADRVKMACLAQLVNVIAPIMTDNGGAAWRQTIFYPFMHASVFGRGTALVPLIQSPKYDTKQITDVPYLEGIAVHNEEQGEVTVFAVNRHLEESLPLEVDLRSFGKCRLIEHIVLESDDLKAANTAAQPNRVAPHNRGDAEVSDTLITASLAKASWNVIRLKVQ from the coding sequence ATGGAAAAAGCAAAAATGACGGTAGACAAGGATTTCACAATTGGCGTAGTTGATAAACGTTTATACGGTTCATTTATTGAACATCTGGGACGTGCCGTATATGGTGGAATATATGAGCCGGGTCATCCTACGGCGAATGAAGCGGGATTCCGTGGAGATGTGCTGGAGATGGTTAAGGAGTTGCAGGTTCCGATTGTGCGGTACCCTGGCGGCAACTTTGTATCCGGTTACAATTGGGAGGATTCGGTTGGGCCTGTGTCAGAACGCAAACGCAGACTGGAACTCGCCTGGAGAACAATCGAGACCAATGAATTCGGGTTCAACGAATTCGTGGATTGGTCCAAACAGGCGAATTCGGAAGTCATGATGGCCGTCAACTTGGGAACACGGGGTGTAGATGCAGCCCGCAACATCGTGGAGTACAGCAATCATCCGGAAGGTTCCTACTATAGTGATTTGCGTATTAAACATGGATACAAGGAGCCTCATGCTATCAAAACCTGGTGTCTAGGCAACGAAATGGACGGCCCGTGGCAGATTGGTCACAAAACAGCAGAAGAGTATGGACGGATTGCACTTGAAGCGGCAAAAGTGATGAAGTGGACAGATCCAACGATTGAGCTGGTCGCCTGCGGAAGTTCATCCCTGGGTATGCCATCCTTCCCGGAATGGGAAGCCACGGTACTGGATCATACGTATGATCATGTTGAATATCTGTCCCTTCATCAGTATTACGGTAATGCTGAGCAGGATACGCCAACATTCCTTGCGCGTTCCCTTGAGATGGATCGTTTTATTGAGACGGTAAAAGCGACCTGTGATTATATCAAAGCGAAGAAGCGCAGCAAGAAGACGATGTTCCTGTCCTTTGATGAATGGAATGTCTGGTATCACTCCAATGATAGTGACAAGAAGCTGGACCCATGGCAGATTGCCCCGCCACAGCTGGAGGACGTATACAACCATGAAGATGCACTGCTTGTGGGATGTATGCTGATCAGCATGCTGAAACATGCGGACCGAGTTAAGATGGCCTGTCTGGCACAACTCGTCAACGTCATCGCTCCAATCATGACGGATAATGGCGGTGCTGCATGGAGACAGACAATCTTTTATCCGTTTATGCATGCTTCCGTGTTTGGACGTGGAACGGCACTTGTACCGTTGATCCAGTCCCCGAAATATGACACCAAACAAATTACGGATGTTCCTTATCTGGAGGGTATTGCGGTGCATAACGAAGAGCAGGGTGAAGTAACTGTTTTCGCTGTAAACCGTCATCTGGAAGAATCACTTCCGCTTGAAGTGGATCTGCGCAGCTTTGGGAAGTGCCGGTTGATTGAGCATATTGTGCTGGAAAGTGATGATCTAAAAGCAGCCAATACCGCAGCACAGCCGAATCGCGTCGCTCCGCATAATCGTGGTGATGCAGAAGTATCAGATACATTGATCACGGCAAGCTTGGCCAAAGCTTCGTGGAACGTAATTCGATTGAAAGTTCAATAG
- a CDS encoding ABC transporter ATP-binding protein: MTDRNAEVRSGAGAQASSGNGPGSDAGADQSKRTSFKAMMSYAKPHKWAFAGIFLCSLLGISADLLQPYLVKIAIDDHLAIGQTSVGFLVQLAAIFLGLAVISFIFTYVQNNLLQHVGQNIVSRIRKDLFKHISKMSMSFFDRFHIGSLVTNVSSDTETISSFFTQVLLSLIRDGMMLVLIIVFMFQLDPVLAGYSLIVLPVIAIVAVLFRSQLRRAYQNARTRLSRLIAFTAENLSGMFLIQAFHQEEEQKKRFTEQNQLHLKANITQARSNVIFNRTFDILGNAALVMMVWLGGRAVLGESLQVGVLYAFISYIRQFFQPINQITMQWNTFQSTTVSMDRIWNILSTRPEVADPIPGTASTLEPRNVMGQIDFNDVSFGYRADRPLIQHMNLHLYPGEMVGIVGTTGAGKSTLISLLNRFYDVNQGSIEIDGVDIRHFPQANLHRIVGLIQQEPFLFSGSIIDNVRMFREDITREQAIQACRFVGAHAMISRLPQGYDTRLSERGSGLSAGERQLISFARIVVFQPRVLILDEATANLDSHTEQLVQQALESVSQGRTTIVIAHRLSTVMHADRILVMENGEIVEEGSHQKLIDAEGVYADLYTHAREAGNDSAISG, translated from the coding sequence ATGACTGACCGTAACGCTGAAGTTCGTTCAGGTGCGGGAGCACAAGCATCGTCAGGGAATGGGCCCGGTTCCGATGCAGGCGCAGACCAGAGTAAGCGTACTTCCTTCAAAGCGATGATGTCCTACGCCAAACCCCATAAATGGGCCTTTGCAGGTATTTTTCTCTGTTCGCTGCTCGGCATCTCCGCCGATCTGCTTCAGCCTTACCTGGTGAAGATTGCGATCGATGATCATCTGGCCATCGGCCAAACCAGTGTAGGTTTCCTTGTCCAGTTGGCAGCGATCTTTTTGGGGCTGGCTGTAATCAGCTTTATTTTTACCTATGTACAAAACAATCTGCTGCAACATGTCGGTCAGAACATCGTCTCTCGCATTCGTAAAGACCTGTTCAAGCATATCTCCAAAATGTCGATGTCTTTCTTCGATCGCTTCCATATTGGCAGTCTGGTGACGAATGTATCCAGTGATACAGAAACGATCAGCAGTTTCTTCACTCAGGTACTGCTTAGTCTCATCCGGGATGGCATGATGCTGGTGCTCATTATCGTCTTTATGTTCCAGCTCGATCCGGTACTCGCAGGGTACTCTCTCATCGTATTGCCTGTGATCGCCATCGTTGCTGTGTTATTTCGGAGCCAACTGCGCAGGGCTTATCAGAATGCCCGAACTCGTCTCTCCCGTTTGATTGCATTTACGGCAGAGAACCTGTCCGGCATGTTTCTGATCCAGGCGTTCCATCAGGAAGAAGAGCAGAAGAAAAGATTCACGGAACAGAACCAACTTCACCTGAAGGCCAATATCACACAAGCCCGTTCCAATGTCATATTCAACCGGACGTTTGATATCCTTGGCAATGCGGCGCTCGTTATGATGGTTTGGCTTGGAGGACGTGCCGTGCTGGGTGAATCATTGCAGGTAGGTGTGCTCTATGCATTTATCAGTTACATCCGTCAGTTCTTCCAGCCGATTAACCAGATCACCATGCAGTGGAACACATTCCAGTCAACCACCGTATCCATGGATCGAATCTGGAACATTCTGAGTACCCGTCCGGAAGTCGCTGATCCCATACCCGGGACTGCCTCCACACTTGAACCACGGAACGTGATGGGACAGATTGATTTTAATGATGTTTCGTTCGGCTATCGGGCAGATCGCCCCCTGATTCAGCATATGAATCTGCATCTGTATCCAGGTGAAATGGTGGGTATCGTAGGCACTACAGGAGCTGGCAAAAGTACGTTGATCTCCCTGCTCAATCGCTTTTACGATGTGAATCAGGGCAGCATTGAGATCGATGGTGTAGACATTCGCCATTTCCCGCAAGCCAATCTTCATCGGATCGTTGGTCTGATCCAGCAGGAACCATTCCTATTCTCGGGCTCCATCATTGACAATGTACGAATGTTCCGCGAGGATATTACGAGAGAGCAGGCTATTCAGGCCTGTCGATTCGTCGGAGCACATGCGATGATTTCACGTTTGCCGCAAGGGTATGATACACGTCTTTCCGAACGCGGAAGCGGTCTGTCCGCCGGAGAGCGTCAACTGATATCGTTTGCCCGAATCGTGGTCTTTCAACCCCGAGTTCTTATCCTGGATGAAGCAACCGCGAATCTGGATTCGCATACCGAACAATTGGTACAACAGGCGCTGGAATCCGTCTCACAGGGAAGAACAACGATTGTCATTGCACATCGTTTATCTACAGTCATGCATGCAGATCGGATTCTCGTAATGGAGAATGGCGAGATTGTCGAGGAAGGCTCACATCAGAAGTTGATTGATGCTGAAGGGGTATATGCTGATCTTTACACCCATGCGCGTGAAGCCGGTAATGATTCAGCTATTTCCGGCTAG
- a CDS encoding C40 family peptidase, which yields MNWKSKIITASVTATMLMGSLTTGALTTPASAAAVENSKVKVIWGVNLRTSPSSSASIVRLVPKGETVTVLQKSGSGWYKVTDSGNRTGYISSSSKYTQAVKGNTTTGSSVTGSASVEKVIAAGMKYWGTPYEFGASRNSTATFDCSSFVRQAFIDALGIKLPSDSRKQGAYVKANGTVQTNWKNLKRGDLMYFMSYKGSSASSYSSVNKSTATITHTGIYLGDGKILHTYSNAGGGVTISDISGKHWEYRFLFGGSAL from the coding sequence ATGAACTGGAAAAGCAAGATCATTACTGCAAGTGTAACAGCAACGATGCTGATGGGAAGTCTGACCACAGGAGCATTAACGACACCTGCATCAGCAGCGGCAGTTGAAAATTCAAAAGTTAAAGTCATCTGGGGAGTTAATTTGCGTACATCGCCATCTTCTTCCGCAAGCATTGTTCGTTTGGTGCCAAAAGGAGAGACCGTAACGGTACTGCAAAAATCCGGATCAGGCTGGTATAAAGTTACGGACTCCGGTAACCGGACAGGATACATATCTTCTTCTTCAAAATATACACAAGCTGTGAAAGGCAACACGACAACAGGAAGTTCAGTTACAGGCAGTGCTTCAGTGGAGAAAGTGATTGCTGCCGGTATGAAATATTGGGGGACGCCTTATGAGTTTGGAGCAAGTCGTAACAGTACGGCTACGTTCGATTGTTCAAGCTTTGTCCGCCAGGCCTTTATTGATGCGCTCGGAATCAAGCTTCCATCCGATTCACGTAAACAAGGTGCTTATGTGAAAGCCAACGGTACCGTTCAGACCAATTGGAAAAATCTGAAGCGTGGTGACCTGATGTACTTTATGTCCTACAAAGGCAGTTCGGCTTCATCATATTCTAGTGTGAACAAATCTACTGCTACGATTACCCACACGGGAATTTATCTGGGTGACGGCAAAATTCTGCACACCTATTCCAATGCCGGCGGCGGTGTAACGATTAGTGATATCTCCGGCAAACATTGGGAGTACCGTTTCCTGTTTGGCGGAAGTGCACTTTAA
- a CDS encoding MBL fold metallo-hydrolase: MKIQLIRNATLWLEYGGLNILVDPMLMDKEVMPAFPNTPNELRNPRVSLPETETDYMNPDLMIVTHTHPDHWDEAAAKQLRKDVPLLCQPGDEAVFTGAGFTNVTAVDEKHEYHSVRFARTSGQHGTGEIGERMGKVSGFVLEADEEPVAYIAGDTIWCEEPAEAIRQYQPEVIVVNAGGARFLQGDPITMDGPDVATVKRHAPDAHVIAVHMDAINHCMMSRVDLASYLASEQLDGQVLIPRDGESFVFGPDTELK, translated from the coding sequence ATGAAAATTCAATTGATTCGTAATGCTACATTATGGTTGGAATATGGGGGTCTGAATATACTGGTTGATCCCATGTTGATGGATAAAGAAGTGATGCCTGCTTTCCCGAATACGCCCAATGAATTACGTAACCCAAGAGTCTCCTTACCCGAGACGGAAACGGATTATATGAATCCCGATCTGATGATCGTTACGCATACACACCCCGATCACTGGGATGAAGCAGCAGCGAAGCAGCTCCGTAAGGATGTACCTCTGCTGTGCCAGCCAGGAGATGAGGCCGTGTTTACAGGAGCCGGATTTACTAACGTTACCGCCGTGGATGAGAAACACGAATATCATTCTGTTCGTTTTGCCCGCACTTCAGGACAACATGGAACCGGGGAAATCGGCGAACGTATGGGCAAGGTGTCTGGTTTTGTATTGGAAGCGGACGAAGAACCTGTCGCCTATATCGCCGGGGACACCATCTGGTGTGAAGAGCCAGCCGAAGCCATTCGTCAATATCAACCTGAGGTGATTGTGGTGAATGCTGGCGGTGCCCGCTTCCTGCAAGGAGATCCGATCACGATGGACGGACCTGATGTAGCTACCGTGAAACGCCATGCACCAGATGCGCATGTCATCGCTGTGCATATGGATGCCATTAACCATTGCATGATGTCCCGTGTGGACCTCGCCAGTTATCTGGCATCTGAACAATTGGACGGACAGGTGCTCATTCCACGCGATGGCGAGAGCTTTGTGTTTGGACCGGATACTGAGTTGAAATAA